The region CAGATCCCACCACGCTGGAATCACCACGATCGCCGCCTGCGGATGGCGGGCTTTCACGTTGCGGGCGGCGATCTCAATCGCCGGGATATTGCCGTCAAGACCGTTGATCACCAGCATCCGGCGGATGCCGTGGTGCAGCAGGCTGGTGAAGATATCTTCCGCCAGCGCAATATTGGTTTCATAACGCAGGGTGACTGCCAGCGGATGGGCGTTGTAATGAACGAAAGTGCCGAACGGCGTGCAGGGCAGCACAAGGGTGTTGTCCACCCGCTGCGCCACCCGGCAGGCGACCGTTTCCGGAACAAACATATCGGGGCCGAGCGGCAGGTGATCGGCATGGTTCTCGCAACTGCCGAAACTGACGATGGCGGTGAGTTCCTGGCCGGACTGCAACAGCTCGCGGATTTCGCGGCCGGTTAATTCATTCAGCATGACTTTTTTCATCGGACAGTCTCCTGTTTTTACGGACGACAA is a window of Enterobacter cloacae complex sp. ECNIH7 DNA encoding:
- a CDS encoding creatininase family protein, with amino-acid sequence MKKVMLNELTGREIRELLQSGQELTAIVSFGSCENHADHLPLGPDMFVPETVACRVAQRVDNTLVLPCTPFGTFVHYNAHPLAVTLRYETNIALAEDIFTSLLHHGIRRMLVINGLDGNIPAIEIAARNVKARHPQAAIVVIPAWWDLVGHHLGKGFFDSWDNSGLEHGGEGETSVMMALLPELVELKYAQKQIPAEVFADYGVNRIWDIGEISTTGATGDPRCASAEKGARILACLVDVLCALLARLNAAGWKYGPDQ